Proteins co-encoded in one Arachis hypogaea cultivar Tifrunner chromosome 13, arahy.Tifrunner.gnm2.J5K5, whole genome shotgun sequence genomic window:
- the LOC112737321 gene encoding glyoxylase I 4, translating to MQNQQEIRRGEEEGQINRYNNNNNNKGDEKAEDKGHDNETAAPLLALNHVSRLCRNVKESIEFYTKVLGFVPIERPQVLDFEGAWLFNYGVGIHLVQSNHEDRLPSDPQHLDPQDNHISFQCEDMEEMERKLKEMNIKYKKGTLETEEGIAIDQLFFKDPDGFMVEICNCENLKLVPTDSLGKIKLPMDRHTPPVDTNRHNHRNNDAAD from the exons ATGCAAAAtcaacaagagattagaagaggagaagaagagggacAAATCAatagatataataataataataataacaagggTGATGAAAAAGCAGAAGATAAAGGGCATGATAACGAGACAGCAGCTCCGTTATTAGCATTGAACCATGTTTCGAGGCTGTGTAGAAACGTGAAGGAGTCGATAGAGTTCTACACAAAAGTGCTGGGGTTTGTTCCCATTGAGAGGCCTCAAGTTCTGGACTTCGAAGGTGCATGGTTGTTCAACTATGGAGTTGGTATCCATTTGGTTCAATCCAACCACGAAGATCGATTGCCTTCTGATCCTCAACACTTGGATCCTCAGGACAATCATATATCTTTTCAG TGTGAAGATATGGAAGAAATGGAGAGAAAATTGAAGGAGATGAATATTAAGTACAAGAAAGGGACGCTGGAAACAGAAGAAGGAATAGCAATAGATCAACTTTTCTTCAAAGACCCAGATGGGTTCATGGTTGAAATTTGCAACTGTGAGAATCTCAAACTGGTCCCTACTGATTCACTAGGCAAGATTAAGTTGCCAATGGATCGTCACACCCCACCCGTGGACACCAATCGTCACAACCACCGTAATAATGATGCTGCAGATTGA
- the LOC112737322 gene encoding uncharacterized protein, producing the protein MFRDVSSCNTYNYGDALYWDARYVQEGGSFDWYQRYSALRPFVRTYIPPPNSTVLMVGCGNAVMSEDMVKDGYESITNIDISSVAIHMMRTKYDHIPQLKYLQMDVRDMSFFLDESFDGVIDKGTLDSLMCGSDAPISAAQMLAEVCRVLKPGGTYMLITYGDPTVRMPHINRPVYNWKISLYNIPRPGFQKPESTSSSRKSYLDPIPLTEKGLLPPDFILEDPDSHYIYVCRKNNNTEMDNIPPYRLTANIL; encoded by the exons ATGTTCAGGGACGTATCGAGCTGCAATACGTACAATTACGGTGATGCCCTCTACTGGGACGCACGCTACGTCCAAGAAGGTGGCTCCTTTGACTGGTATCAACGCTACTCTGCTCTCAGACCCTTCGTCCGTACTTACATCCCTCCTCCCAATTCCACCGTCCTCATGGTTGGTTGCGGCAATGCTG TGATGTCAGAGGATATGGTCAAGGATGGTTATGAGAGCATCACTAATATTGATATCTCATCGGTTGCCATTCACATGATGAGAACAAAATATGATCACATCCCTCAGCTCAAAT ACTTGCAGATGGATGTTAGGGATATGAGCTTCTTTCTGGATGAATCTTTTGATGGTGTCATTGATAAAG GAACTCTTGATTCATTGATG TGTGGTAGTGATGCTCCAATTAGTGCTGCCCAGATGCTTGCAGAAGTGTGTAG GGTTCTAAAACCTGGAGGGACTTATATGTTG ATAACATATGGTGATCCAACAGTAAGGATGCCTCATATAAACAGACCTGTATACAATTGGAAAATTTCATTGTACAATATCC CCAGACCAGGATTTCAAAAGCCTGAGAGTACTAGTTCATCAAGAAAATCATATTTAGATCCCATCCCTCTGACCGAAAAGGGCTTACTTCCTCCAGATTTCATTCTGGAAGACCCAGATTCTCACTATATATATGTTTGTAGAAAGAACAACAACACAGAGATGGACAATATACCACCATATCGACTAACAGCTAATATTTTATAG
- the LOC112732699 gene encoding ran-binding protein 1 homolog a-like, producing MSNTEAEHRKEEEAPAGEDEDTGAQVALIVKFEEVTVSTGEENEHAILDLKSKLYRFNKDGNQWKEQGAGTVKFLKHKETGKVCLLTRQSKTLKICANHLILPSMSVQEHFGNEKSCVWHARDFADGELKDELFCIRCILLSTETTMWDWAAKLWTSSGRRR from the coding sequence ATGTCGAACACCGAAGCCGAGCACCGCAAAGAGGAGGAGGCTCCCGCCGGCGAGGACGAGGACACCGGAGCTCAGGTAGCTCTAATCGTCAAATTCGAAGAGGTCACCGTCTCCACTGGCGAAGAAAACGAACATGCTATTCTCGATCTTAAATCCAAGCTATATCGATTCAATAAGGACGGGAATCAATGGAAGGAGCAAGGTGCTGGAACAGTGAAGTTCCTGAAGCACAAGGAAACTGGAAAGGTTTGCCTTCTCACGAGGCAATCTAAGACGCTCAAGATCTGCGCCAATCATTTGATTCTACCTTCGATGAGTGTGCAGGAGCACTTCGGGAACGAAAAATCATGTGTTTGGCATGCTAGAGACTTCGCCGATGGTGAATTGAAAGATGAGCTTTTCTGCATTCGGTGCATTTTGCTGTCGACGGAGACGACGATGTGGGACTGGGCGGCGAAGTTGTGGACCTCGTCGGGGAGAAGAAGGTAG